One Castanea sativa cultivar Marrone di Chiusa Pesio chromosome 4, ASM4071231v1 DNA window includes the following coding sequences:
- the LOC142631549 gene encoding nuclear transcription factor Y subunit C-1 isoform X1 codes for MENNNNNTQIAHSSSYPLQPTPPPPPPPPSSAAATPFHHLLQQQQQQLQMFWSYQRQEIEQVNDFKNHQLPLARIKKIMKADEDVRMISAEAPILFAKACELFILELTIRSWLHAEENKRRTLQKNDIAAAITRTDIFDFLVDIVPRDEIKDEAAGLVGGIVGAAAASGVPYYYPSMGQPAGGPHHGGMMIGRPAAVDPTGGVYVQPPSNAWQSVWQGHAADDVSYGSGASSGHGNLDGQRWSRIKMDYCKSSSLGNEPPLSNSFEADLLHGAMERG; via the exons ATggagaacaacaacaacaacacccaGATAGCTCACTCCTCCTCCTACCCTCTCCAACCCACTCCTCCTCCTCCGCCTCCGCCGCCGTCCTCCGCCGCAGCCACCCCATTCCACCACCTCCTccaacaacagcagcagcagctccAAATGTTCTGGTCCTACCAGCGCCAAGAAATCGAGCAAGTAAACGACTTCAAGAACCACCAGCTCCCTCTCGCCCGCATCAAGAAGATCATGAAAGCCGACGAGGACGTGCGCATGATCTCCGCCGAGGCCCCCATCCTGTTCGCCAAGGCCTGCGAGCTCTTCATCCTCGAGCTCACGATTCGGTCGTGGCTGCACGCCGAGGAGAACAAGCGGCGGACGCTCCAGAAGAACGACATCGCGGCGGCGATCACGAGGACCGACATATTCGACTTCTTGGTGGATATTGTGCCGAGGGACGAGATTAAAGACGAGGCGGCAGGGCTAGTCGGAGGGATTGTTGGGGCCGCCGCGGCCAGTGGCGTCCCGTACTATTACCCGTCGATGGGGCAACCTGCAGGTGGGCCCCACCATGGAGGAATGATGATTGGGAGACCCGCTGCAGTGGACCCCACTGGAGGAGTGTACGTTCAGCCACCTTCGAATGCTTGGCAGTCTGTGTGGCAAGGCCATGCTGCTGATGATGTGTCTTATGGGAGTGGAGCTAGCAGTGGCCATGGCAATCTTGATGGCCAGAG GTGGAGTAGAATAAAGATGGATTACTGCAAAAGTTCCTCTCTTGGAAATGAGCCTCCA TTGAGTAATTCATTTGAAGCTGATTTACTGCATGGCGCAATGGAAAGAGGTTGA
- the LOC142631549 gene encoding nuclear transcription factor Y subunit C-1 isoform X2, translating to MENNNNNTQIAHSSSYPLQPTPPPPPPPPSSAAATPFHHLLQQQQQQLQMFWSYQRQEIEQVNDFKNHQLPLARIKKIMKADEDVRMISAEAPILFAKACELFILELTIRSWLHAEENKRRTLQKNDIAAAITRTDIFDFLVDIVPRDEIKDEAAGLVGGIVGAAAASGVPYYYPSMGQPAGGPHHGGMMIGRPAAVDPTGGVYVQPPSNAWQSVWQGHAADDVSYGSGASSGHGNLDGQS from the exons ATggagaacaacaacaacaacacccaGATAGCTCACTCCTCCTCCTACCCTCTCCAACCCACTCCTCCTCCTCCGCCTCCGCCGCCGTCCTCCGCCGCAGCCACCCCATTCCACCACCTCCTccaacaacagcagcagcagctccAAATGTTCTGGTCCTACCAGCGCCAAGAAATCGAGCAAGTAAACGACTTCAAGAACCACCAGCTCCCTCTCGCCCGCATCAAGAAGATCATGAAAGCCGACGAGGACGTGCGCATGATCTCCGCCGAGGCCCCCATCCTGTTCGCCAAGGCCTGCGAGCTCTTCATCCTCGAGCTCACGATTCGGTCGTGGCTGCACGCCGAGGAGAACAAGCGGCGGACGCTCCAGAAGAACGACATCGCGGCGGCGATCACGAGGACCGACATATTCGACTTCTTGGTGGATATTGTGCCGAGGGACGAGATTAAAGACGAGGCGGCAGGGCTAGTCGGAGGGATTGTTGGGGCCGCCGCGGCCAGTGGCGTCCCGTACTATTACCCGTCGATGGGGCAACCTGCAGGTGGGCCCCACCATGGAGGAATGATGATTGGGAGACCCGCTGCAGTGGACCCCACTGGAGGAGTGTACGTTCAGCCACCTTCGAATGCTTGGCAGTCTGTGTGGCAAGGCCATGCTGCTGATGATGTGTCTTATGGGAGTGGAGCTAGCAGTGGCCATGGCAATCTTGATGGCCAGAG TTGA
- the LOC142630353 gene encoding uncharacterized protein LOC142630353 — protein MECNKDEALRAKEIAEKKFMDKDISGAKRYAQKAQHLFSGLDGLPQFLATLDVYISAEKRIHGEIDWYGVLGVDPLADDDTIRKHYRRLALMLHPDKNKSVGADGAFKILSEAWTFLSDKAKKIDYDQKWKFSGIYGKVPDAKSSVPAGQNGFHNFSNGNNFNTKYQKSATHPHPARATHPHSAGTTHPFPAGTPHLLNPTFWTLCSSCKVQFEYLRKYLNCNLVCSNCRQPFMALEIVPPPLNGNVPATPWNSFMQPQNFGPQTVKNQCAPGKIPTSATNDERARFSAYLSSQKNFHSGAFLKTGGVASVPVPASSATQVTGVFQPASEHFKRGHEDAAAAVVREEAYWAKTYATTKPGVGLAAGLSNAGCSMAQKGDRPKKRSRMDNKGGHMANQMTMERRVSMESASGSQKVSFEAGRMNAPGNNRTNSTRELSNVETRNMLMEKAKKEIKKKLSEWSMASVLKTSHKLKTLEKKEVEEKNAAVNGLKAEKCRELMHTKNTINTEKSSHASSSVNFDTGGADPMSMSVPDPDFHDFDKDRTEKSFGDNQVWAAYDDDDGMPRFYAMIHSVISRRPFKMRISWLNSKCNDELAPLNWIGSGFYKTSGDFRIGKYEVNDSLNSFSHKVKWTKGSRGAIQIYPMKGDVWALYRNWSPDWNELTPDEVIHKYNMVEVLEDYNEEQGVTVAPLVKVAGFKTVFCHNLDKTSTIPRAEMFRFSHQVPSYLLTGQEAHNAPKGCWELDPAATPLELLQVVTHAQVEELADTVENNRRDDPLGCTKNCKEEELVENGKGNEGKGLEEDIGRKVVAEVMMKKGKETKEEKILVYNRRRLREGKTLESAN, from the coding sequence ATGGAATGCAACAAGGACGAGGCTCTCAGGGCTAAAGAAATCGCGGAGAAGAAGTTTATGGACAAGGACATTTCTGGGGCAAAAAGATATGCTCAGAAGGCCCAACACTTATTTTCTGGGCTTGACGGTCTTCCTCAGTTTCTGGCTACACTTGATGTATACATCTCTGCTGAGAAAAGAATACATGGGGAAATTGATTGGTATGGAGTCCTTGGGGTGGACCCATTGGCCGATGATGATACAATCCGGAAACATTATAGAAGGTTGGCTCTTATGCTTCATCCTGATAAAAACAAATCAGTTGGTGCAGATGGGGCCTTTAAAATACTATCTGAAGCATGGACTTTTTTGTCAGACAAAGCCAAGAAAATTGACTACGATCAGAAGTGGAAGTTTAGTGGCATATATGGGAAAGTTCCAGATGCAAAATCTTCAGTGCCAGCTGGTCAGAATGGTTTCCATAACTTCTCCAATGGTAATAATTTCAACACAAAATATCAGAAGAGTGCTACTCATCCCCATCCTGCTAGGGCTACTCATCCCCATTCTGCTGGGACTACTCATCCGTTTCCTGCTGGGACTCCTCATCTATTGAACCCCACATTTTGGACTCTCTGCAGTTCTTGCAAGGTTCAGTTTGAGTACCTTAGAAAATATCTCAACTGCAATCTTGTTTGCTCCAACTGCCGTCAGCCATTTATGGCTTTAGAGATTGTACCACCTCCACTTAATGGCAATGTTCCTGCCACTCCATGGAATTCTTTCATGCAGCCACAGAATTTTGGTCCACAAACAGTCAAGAATCAATGTGCTCCAGGAAAGATACCAACTTCTGCTACAAATGATGAGCGAGCAAGATTTTCTGCTTATCTCTCGTCACAGAAAAATTTTCATTCAGGTGCATTCCTTAAAACAGGTGGTGTTGCAAGTGTGCCCGTGCCAGCTTCCTCTGCTACTCAAGTCACTGGTGTTTTTCAGCCAGCATCAGAGCATTTCAAGAGAGGACATGAAGATGCAGCAGCAGCTGTTGTGAGGGAAGAGGCTTATTGGGCAAAAACTTATGCTACTACCAAACCAGGGGTTGGTTTAGCAGCTGGGTTGTCTAATGCTGGTTGCAGTATGGCACAGAAAGGAGACAGGCCTAAGAAAAGAAGTAGGATGGATAATAAGGGGGGGCATATGGCAAATCAAATGACAATGGAAAGAAGAGTTAGCATGGAGAGTGCATCTGGATCTCAGAAAGTTAGTTTTGAGGCAGGAAGGATGAATGCTCCAGGAAACAATAGAACTAATTCTACAAGGGAGCTTTCAAACGTGGAAACGCGAAATATGTTGATGGAGAAGGCTAAGAAAGAGATTAAGAAGAAGCTTAGTGAGTGGAGCATGGCTTCTGTATTAAAGACTTCACACAAGTTAAAGACTTTGGAAAAAAAGGAGGTTGAGGAGAAGAATGCTGCTGTAAATGGGCTAAAAGCAGAGAAATGTAGAGAACTCATGCATACCAAAAACACCATTAACACTGAGAAATCTTCACATGCCAGTTCTAGTGTGAATTTCGATACAGGTGGTGCTGATCCAATGTCAATGAGTGTCCCAGATCCAGATTTTCATGACTTTGACAAGGATCGTACAGAAAAGTCATTTGGTGATAACCAGGTTTGGGCTgcttatgatgatgatgatgggatGCCCCGTTTTTATGCTATGATTCATAGTGTGATATCCAGGAGACCATTCAAAATGCGGATTAGTTGGCTTAATTCGAAATGCAATGATGAATTGGCCCCTCTGAACTGGATTGGTTCTGGGTTTTACAAGACTAGTGGGGATTTCCGGATTGGAAAGTATGAAGTCAATGACTCTCTTAACTCTTTCTCACATAAGGTCAAGTGGACAAAGGGCTCAAGGGGTGCCATTCAAATATATCCTATGAAGGGAGATGTTTGGGCTCTCTATAGGAACTGGTCCCCTGATTGGAATGAGCTTACCCCTGATGAAGTGATACACAAATACAACATGGTGGAAGTGCTTGAAGATTACAATGAAGAGCAGGGTGTGACTGTTGCTCCACTTGTTAAAGTTGCTGGATTCAAAACAGTGTTTTGCCATAATTTGGATAAAACCAGTACAATTCCAAGAGCAGAGATGTTTCGGTTCTCACACCAGGTCCCTTCTTACTTGCTTACAGGTCAAGAGGCTCATAATGCCCCCAAAGGTTGCTGGGAGCTTGATCCTGCAGCTACTCCTTTGGAACTTCTTCAGGTAGTGACTCATGCTCAGGTGGAAGAATTGGCAGATACTGTTGAAAATAATAGGCGAGACGATCCCTTAGGGTGCACGAAAAACTGCAAGGAAGAAGAGCTGGTGGAGAATGGCAAAGGAAATGAGGGAAAAGGTCTGGAAGAAGATATTGGAAGAAAGGTTGTGGCAGAGGTGATGATGAAGAAGGGAAAGGAAACCAAGGAAGAAAAGATACTGGTATATAATAGGAGACGGTTGAGGGAAGGGAAAACGCTGGAAAGTGCCAATTAA